Below is a window of Populus trichocarpa isolate Nisqually-1 chromosome 3, P.trichocarpa_v4.1, whole genome shotgun sequence DNA.
ccatataaatctTCAGTGGTCTCCTGaaatttgtgagactcgaattgacaacgaccatataaatctcTAATGGTCTCCTGAAATTTGTGAAACTCGAACTgataacttttaaaaagcaaaattaaaatctaatttcagtTAAATTAGATCCTTTAATGTTGATTCTCCTTCCTCGATATATCTGTGAAAGCCTCTCTTGATCCTGATTCGACATTATTCCACATTAAAATACATTGATCTTCCCCGGGATTTCTTACCATGACGAAAGCACAACCCAGGTCTTGAAAATGAGAGGATAATCTTTGGGTGTAGAGATGGGCTTAATCTGAATAGTTTGATTAAATGGACCTGATCAAACCAGGACGCAAGTAGGCCTGCAATGGAAAGGATAGTCTGCATGCACTGAGCTTTAGACCCAAAAGCCATCTTTTATTTGCTATTTATTATTGGGCTAGCTGTTTACCCTCAAATCCAAACACCATTATTGTAAGAGACTCGTGTAATTATTGCCTGGCTTCACGTGGAGACCTGACTCACGCTGCTCGGAttagaatttaataataattataggtTAACAGGTCATAGTCACCGTCACGTTGCACCTTTCCGACAATTAAAATCCATTGGCTAATTCATTCTAATGGTGGCACGAGATTTAAAGATatgtttgtttaaataaaattgaaggaggGTTGCCTGCTTTTAGCACGACAAACAAATCAGACCcttcatttgttttatgttcTGTAGTAAAAATGAGACTTCAACTCTCTTCcgaggaaaaaaatatagttgtttTATTCGTTTGAGCTGtcaattcatttatatttaaattgttttgcttGATTGACAAGTGAATTTAGGTTGCATTATTTCAAATGTAAATGGCTTGTGAAAAAGCATGATTTTGTATAATATCGATATTCATGTATACGAAGAGCATCCACcaaacatgaaataaataaataaataaataaattgaaataaaagaacTATAGTCGAATCTTGAATTGAATTGGTCCAATTATCTGGATAGAATAACCCCACCAGCCTTCGAGGCAGTTAATgtcttgtcttcttcttcttcttcctcttcttcttcacttgtTTGTTTATTCATACAACATCAGTGAAGAATCTGTCAAAGTGATGTTCGGCACATTTTGAATTGGTAGTAGGTGAAGACTTGTAGATCGTCGAAAAAGATGGTGCAGCGCCCAATCTTTGAGTTGAGTCAAAGTTTCgtgataattatgtttttatttatttttatgttttaaaaatatttttaaaataattaaaattttttatttattttaaattaatatattttagtattttcagatcattttaatatattaatattaaaaataattttttaaaaataaaaaatattattttaatatatttttaaataaaaatcattttaaaaaataaccggtATTACTTTTAAATTCTAAACACCCAGACTAACTGCCCCTTCACCTTTCTTTGAGTGACGAAATAAAGCTTTAAGCAGGCAACATCACCCTTGTCAATTTCCATCCCATTTTTGTATGCTTGCCTCTTGTCATAGCCGgacaaattcaagaaaagatcCTAAAGAGCTTGTTTTATTTGTCGGGGGAGATGATTGGATTGAGTTTTGGTTTTCAGAATGAATAAAAATTGCATATAAACATCTCTCCAAATCTCGATCTAAAttataatgagaaataaatccagttatttgataaattaacaaggtgagtaattgttttttttaaatacattaaaataatatttttaatttttaattttaacatgttataaaaataaaaaactaataactaaaaatattaatttgaatttttttcaaaaaaaaattcaattttgttttttttaaatacaatcaaATTACACTCCCGAAACACAACAAAGGATGTGGCAAACGTAGGATTTAGTGCATCAGACAACATATTACAACACACTCAACGTTGAGCTACGCAGGCATTGAAGGATAATACGGGGAGAGGCATGGAAGAACCATGGCTATGAGCTTAAAGTCATCTCTTTCTTTAGTAGTACCATTTATTTCCATTGCTTCTTATGCAAATGGAAAGAAATCCAAACAACAATACATCCTTtattacaacaacaacaacaacttaaATAGAAGTCCCATTTATGTTTGTTTGTAGTACTTATTTATACGACAAGCTAGAGAACAGAGAAAGAGGGCAAACAGCCTCCATTCGAAAAGATTATACATCGCCCTggattcatttaattttcagCCTCTTTCCTATTCCCATAATTCATCTCCGAAACCCTCCTTAAAACTTTAGTAAATTGAAGCCAAACAACTATTCTTTATCTTCTACTCTGTTTTCAACTCTTCCTTTTTCACTTTATGTGTGTATGTATGCCCGCATGGAGTCATGTTTTCAAGGGTTTTGTTCTTCAAAGATGTCCAGGAGAGACAACGCctgaaaatccaacaaaaaacatAGTTAGGAACTCAGATCTTGTTGAAGAAAATGCAATGAATATTCACAAATACACCGTGCAAGACTCATTTTGGTCACAGTGAGACCCAAATTACCTCTGGTATGTTGAGCTCGAGGCGGAACTTAGGGCCATCATAATGGTGGAGAACTGGCCGGAAAGAGTCCTCTTCCAGTGGCTCGCAAACTTTCCTTGTCATAACTCTCACCTGTACAAAACACAGGTGTTAAATCGACAATGATCCAATATACGAGCCACTTTAAATCACAGGCAGATAATTATCTGGCTAATAACAAGGAGACTTCGGATATATATACCTGAGCAGGGAAGCGTGACTCCCCAAGACATTTCTTGTCTTCCCAGGCTGAGGGATCAATGTTTGTTCCTCCAAAACTTGCAGCCTATACCATCAACGACGTCATTAGTTTATTTAGAAGGAATGCTCTATCATTTGTAATCACAGCCATAAAGCGAAGAACAGGTGAAAACTGCTTAAATCTCATGCAAAGAAGAGGTAAAGAACTGAGAAACAAACCTCAAAAACTCCATGGAGCTGGTGAGTGGAGTAGTTGTAAAGGAAAAGGGGCAAGCCCGGAGTGATCTGCCTCACTGAATCGCGGTATCGGGGAGGCAAACCTACACAAATTCACGCGGTTGTTTAGAATTCAAGAACAACAAAAACCACTTCAATGGTGATAACAAAGAATTAGTGAAGAGaatatcaataaattcaacaGGGTTCAAATAACAACCGAGCAATGaatttctatctttttatttgtagAACAAATCAAACTATGCCTCTCAGCTAAAAGAACCAGATTACTGGGGGGGAAACCCTAAAATTTCGCACCTAAACTTTATTATGGCTTAACatctccaattaaaaaaaaaactgtttttgcATACAAAAATCTAGCtgttacaaaaagaaaataactagaTCGAATCTTCAAAAGACCAgaactttgtaaaaaaaataaaagaaaattaaaagaacaaaacatgCCATATAACACAgaaatacactaaaaaaaaagaataacagaAATGAAATTTGACAAACTTACCAAAAAGCTCTCTCTTGAGATTCTCTGCCATGGTATCATTGTTGCAGACAAAGATATATCCACCAATTGTTTCATATCTAGGCAGAGACTCAGATGGTGGTAGTGTCTTAAACCTCTTATCAGCAGCActcttattatcattattatcgtTACTGTTGCTCTTCTTGTTGCTATTCTTTTTGCCACTCTTGCTTCCAAAATCATCATCTCCTTTGTTCTTGCTACCCTTCACACTAATATTAAGGTTGTTGTTATGGATGTTATTGTTCTTTGAATAGATCCCATTACTGAATCCTCCATTGACCCCAAGGTTTTTGTGAGATCCACCAACAACTTGACCCATAGGTCCAATTGGACTGACACCATAATTGTTGGCACTAGACCCCATCTTCCATCCATCATTGAACACATTCAAATCAGATCCTTTTGGCTTCAGATTATATACATCATTGAACACATTCAGGTTAGATCCTTTTGGCTTCAAATCATTGACAGAATTCCACCCTTCATTGAACAGATTCAAGTTAGACCCTCTTGCCTTCAGATCATTAACAGGGTTCCATCCATCATTGAAAAGATTCATATCAGAACCCTTTGGCTTCAAATCACTAATCGGGTTCCATCCATCATTGAAACTATTCAAATCAGAACCTTTTTGCTTCAGATTGTTAACTTCAGCACCAACTCTGATATCAAAATTCCTCCTTTGATCTGGCCTCTTAGATCCAAATGAATTGCTCCAAATTGAGTCATTGAGTGACAGATTACCTAAATTTGGTGTCTGCACCCTCAGTTGATCACTGAATTGATAAAATGATTGCCGGTTGTTCTCCATTTCTTACTTCAATTCCCttcaaagacaaacaaaaagGCAAATGGGTTTTCGAGGATGGatagaaatataaaagttttaaagtaaagaaaatgtaAGGAGCAGGGAAGAAAACAGAGGTGAGAGTTTTGGATTTTGATGTATGAAGAGGAGAAAAGGGAGTATTAATAGGTGAAGATTAGGTTAAAAGTGTGGAAATTTCCTGGAAATGGCTAGGATTTTATATGACTTTCAAGATTGCGTGTGGATTTGTCAAGGAGGAAAGCTACAAAAGATTTGTgagtttaattggtcaaaacAGTATACTGCGTGTAACAAATCAATTACTGCAAAAGGGGTTTTGATATTAGTATTTACAGATGGGGGGTAAACACCACGATTGCTGGTTTGTGACAAGGGACTTGCTTGTTATTACGGTTctatgttttttacttttctttttgcgaaagtttttgaagtttgaagaaATAAGTATTTGCAATTAATAATTATTGGTGTGGATTTTGCAGTTGAGCAAAAATGACAACGATACGCGGTTTGGAAGTGGGGTAGGAAGGAGAAGGggcaagagagagagaatggagGTGGACTATCTAGAAGGTCAGTTTCTACTTCTTGGATCCCATGTACAAGATTTAGTTCACACTTGGGAACTTGTCTTCGCTTATGTGTTAAGGCttgagggagggagagagagagagagagagagagagagagagcataaaaacaaaattgcaatCTTAGCACTCCAGTCcagtgcttttaaaaaaacaaaattgagtcCTTATATTTATGGCTGGGAGGTCAAATTTGAATTGTAATCATTTGTTCAACATGTGTCAAGACTCTAGAGGACAACCATTGGACACGTGACACGTTCCTATTAGCCATCAAACTAAATGAAGTTGGTCCTTCTAAAGAACAATATATATTTCCcactacattaaaaatattattaattgatatattatttaaaatattttttattgttatatacaataattttctttatttttttcacaagcCGAAGGAAAAACAACGCAAAAGTGTCATTGCTGAGGGCTTTTatatttgatgctttttttttcccatttttcatggttttttttccagtcgTTCATGATGTTATTCtgtgtgtttttctttcttctatttattctatattaaaaaaaatcttttaattggTCATTTAACATTGTGATAAAAAGGGATATGTTTTATTTACCTTGCAGACCAGTATAAATGCGCCATGTGTTCAATATGGTAGCCTCTAAAGTTTTGACATATGTTATGCAAATCACTTTAAAGTCATGACAAAGTCGTTTTCTTTGTGGTTTCTGATAGGGGAGATTTTAGTAAATTTATGGGTTTTTAATGAAACAAAGATAAATCATATGATCTAACCATTGTGTTAACTTAAACTAatagaaaaatctaattaagaatTCCTTGATACATTGTGACCCTAATCAGACCAAAAATAGATTGAGGTTCTATTTGAGATTACCCCCAGCTGGggactttttatatatatattttttatttttcatgttttgttatttaaatgaatgtaaaatatattataattaaaaaataataatttactttttaaaaatttaatttttaaagaaatcaaacactgaaaagtattttttaacttgtttttcatgacactatcaaacatcaaaaattaatttatttttaaaaaatttactttttaaaaaaatcattttttaaaataaaattacttttcaatatGTATAAATATAACCTAAAAACACTTCTGTCGCTTCTTACAAAACTTACGGATAgctttgagtgttttttttttagtattataatcCAACCATTCATATACATTAGTTGTtgtcaaatttaaaattcaataagatTCTTTAATTGAATAGTTGTAgtcagttttaattttattgataattattaattaacctaaTGAAATTTAAGTTTAATACAGCTAACATcctattgaattttaaattgaatataacTAATCATTTTCACTGATAATTATCctaattattgattaattaaagaatcttatttaaatttaaattgaatacaAGTATTTTATTAAGGAATCCTATTGAGATTTAAATTAACCAcaactaattattttcattgataattattataatcatcAATTAACCTAATCAAATAAGGAAttctattgaattttaaatagattactattgataataaaatgatattagtcattttttttattaaaaaaacttgtatattttttttaaaaaaagagttgaattaTCCAATCCATTAAAATGTGctatttatataagaaaaattatcaaaactttAACTAATTTGGAATTGTATTTGAGACAAGTAAGGATGATAGGTGTGTGGAAGGTGAGGCTCCCTTCTAACTTTTAATTGGCCGGTTTAAAAAAGTCTTGGCACTCTTTCTGGTCTCCAATTTCAAACTTGACATCTGTGAGGGTACAGAAGTCGTATCATCACGTGGTATCGTGTGGTTAAGATAAATAGTGTTGACTTGGAATTAGTGTATGTTTTTAACATATACATCGTTTTTTCTAGAATGGtggaccaatcttctccgcaaACCGCAGAGAACCATTCATTCGCGTTATGCATTACACCCTTTCAccgttaaaatttttttaaaaaaaaattattttttttattctaaattattttttttattttataattttaaattattttgacgtgttgattttaaaaataaaaaataattgttattacaaTCTCAAATATTACCTTCATCATAGCAATAAACCACGTTCTTTCatgatagtttaatttttttagttcttccatggtagcttaatttttttgataataaaaataccataGTAATTAcactatacaataaaaaaataacaaaaaaacccttACTTTTTTCATGGCATCACAGTATTTTCACTATTCATTTGGTTTGCGAAAAAGATTTATATAACCTACCCAGATCAACCATGACCAATATGTCATTGTGAAAAGATGATTCTACCTCAATAACCAaggctaatgtttttttagtggaGGGACGAAGTGGTCATTTTACTATAGTAATCCAcaataatatatgtttattgctacaataaaaaaatcacgatttatatgtttttagaatGATGGTTTTGCCTTGGTAGTTTTCTCTTTCTTAGAGGCAATGACACACATTTCTCACATTTTGATATCAAATGAAAGATTAATGGCACTTGATAAAAATTCTTCAAGAGTTTTTAAATGTGAACACACAAAAAGTTTAGGTGGTTTTGCACAAATAGGTATCTTAATCAAGGCTAATTGAATTGATCACTTTCAAGGTTTCGCCAGAGAAACTCCGATGTAAACTTCATTGAAGATCACCTGAACTTGATAGAGGAGATTCACATCTTTTGTTTGGATATATTCTTGCTTCATTTAGAAATTTGTAACTCCACATTCATTTGCTTGAAAGCGATAACTCAATCAATCTAGAGTTTGAAAATGCAATGGTAATTGATCATAGACAAGATGTTGGAGATTTATATGGAAGAATTGGGATGTAAAagttcaatttcataaaaatgagGTTGTAGAGAGAATGTTCATCTTCCATTTGCAAAAAACCTTGTGCTATTTGGAGGTTTAGAACTCCATAACGAGCTATTGCAAGGTGTCAACGTGATCGTCCAAAACTACTAAGGAAAGAGATGAATAATGGATGAACGACGTGTAGTTTAGGTTAAACCCctgaaaattaagatttttaatttgggatctgacagatttcattttagtctctattctttcaattacttttaattGCATCCATAATTGTCTcacaaactcttaatttcatgcaatttcacatTTGCCAAACTCAATCATCAGTCCCAAAGTTTAACGTCATTTTCATCTTAGtccttagttttttatttgtgcatTTGGTCCCTTAAttgatcatcaaacttttaattttcttcaatttgatcattgattttgttaatttcagTCTTTGAAGTCTCGCGACTTTTATAATTTGgtctttggtttttaattttttcaataaaactcTTAATTggttatcaaactttaatttttcacaattaaACCCCTTATTTGactaattaaacttttcaaagtcCAATTTCAGTTCAAACttgaatttcttccaattaacacccaaattgactccaaaatagtaatttttcttgcaattaagtccctcaaaaaattaattaagccttttaAAATCCTCACTGAGTCTGTAATCATTCAAATCTATATCTCTTtatcccaaataaaaatattttcaccgaATAAGTCTTTTGTCAATCAGAATTTAGTCATCAAATTTATCAATCTTGTACATTATTGTTCTCTAACtttttcacttgtcattttGGTTCTTAACCACCAACTTGGACAATCTTCTAGGCTTTCTTTATGtgtatcctcttgtatttttggattttctttttctattttttttcttaatttttttacgggtaaaaaattgataacaaCAATTATAGTGGAtgtctcttctttttctaaGATATAACCtaagaatttatattttataattaatataaataaataaattaaaaatattaaaataaatcaaactttCACTTCAAAATGAATAGTTGTAagctattatttttaatataataatggaTTTGAATCCCTaacaatcataatcataaattttatcagTATAATCTCATTTAATCCGTTCATCCAGTCTTAAAAGACTCTCTTTTATCAATCTTACAcgttagatgttttttttaattgtattgaaaAATATGATATCTTAATATTCAATTGGAATTATTTTTCCACGTGTTGAAGTATTTTGAGAAATCTAAAAGTCATtatacaaacattaaaaaaattattcttatattaattaatttttttttctaattaacatTCTACATAAACTTTCACTTTATAGTACAATTTATTGAGTGCTTAATACAATTAATTTTAGCTACTCAAGAATTAAGGGTTGTTATTCTTCTTCCATGACTGGTttataataaacataatttaattttaaataacattgaatattaaaataccGAATTTGAAAATTCAATGAGAAAGAAACTAGCGGTgctattttttaagaaaatcttgtaataataaatattaaaaatacataggagtcattgaattaattgaatctcacattaaaatcaagatttaaaaacaattatttttttctcgaaacttattattatcattatatcaCTGCTGACATTATTCATATGCGCCTCAACATCGAAACTACTTGGGTTCAAGACTTTATAATTCCCACCGAAAT
It encodes the following:
- the LOC7497859 gene encoding DCD domain-containing protein NRP-B, with protein sequence MENNRQSFYQFSDQLRVQTPNLGNLSLNDSIWSNSFGSKRPDQRRNFDIRVGAEVNNLKQKGSDLNSFNDGWNPISDLKPKGSDMNLFNDGWNPVNDLKARGSNLNLFNEGWNSVNDLKPKGSNLNVFNDVYNLKPKGSDLNVFNDGWKMGSSANNYGVSPIGPMGQVVGGSHKNLGVNGGFSNGIYSKNNNIHNNNLNISVKGSKNKGDDDFGSKSGKKNSNKKSNSNDNNDNKSAADKRFKTLPPSESLPRYETIGGYIFVCNNDTMAENLKRELFGLPPRYRDSVRQITPGLPLFLYNYSTHQLHGVFEAASFGGTNIDPSAWEDKKCLGESRFPAQVRVMTRKVCEPLEEDSFRPVLHHYDGPKFRLELNIPEALSLLDIFEEQNP